One part of the Glycine max cultivar Williams 82 chromosome 14, Glycine_max_v4.0, whole genome shotgun sequence genome encodes these proteins:
- the LOC100779981 gene encoding U-box domain-containing protein 35, protein MWLQKNHWDKKDGVKGIVAVAIDSDKGSQNALKWAIDHLLNKGSNVVLLHVKHKPSSLSASASLTTPRAGANSIAHAEPSALVCHDPDEQTKEIFRPYRVFCARKDIHCKDVVLEDMDVSKALIEYSSQYAIEHLVIGTSNKGGFLRFKIADIPGSVSKGAPDFCTVYIVAKGKIQSMRSASRAAPAFSPLQNQFSHASARSDHSDPRVPLANGAKGPQRRSFEAPPHRSQDAPRKSNDGTTDSFRSPFTRRGMTDKSYGEISVPDSDISFVSSRRSSTDRSFLSLYNNNNNNNSETGMSNPRLSFSSDTDGNNYSFESMHFGRRSMDISSDFSSFSQESEGLSFSASQGMDDVEAEMRRLKLELNQIMEKYSNACKEAFKAQQKAVELQRWKLEEERRLEEARLAEEAALAVAEKEKARSKAAMENAEVQQRIAELESQKRINAEKKAFMESEEKRKAVDALSNNYVRYRKYTIEEIEAATNFFTESQKIGEGGYGPVYKCHLDHTPVAVKVLRPDAAQGRSQFQREVEVLSCIRHPNMVLLLGACPEYGCLVYEHMSNGSLDDRLFCRGNTLPIPWQLRFRIAAEIGTGLLFLHQTKPEPLVHRDLKPANILLDRNYVAKISDVGLARLVPPSVADAVTQYRMTSAAGTFCYIDPEYQQTGMLGVKSDIYSLGIIFLQILTASPPMGLAHHVGRAIEKGTFADMLDPKVSDWPVEDALSLAKIGIRCAELRRRDRPDLGKEVLPELNRLRELAENNDHHHSMFSSYGSPYNQSQVSLQPDGASSPLPYSG, encoded by the exons ATGTGGCTTCAAAAGAACCATTGGGACAAGAAGGATGGGGTGAAAGGAATAGTGGCAGTGGCAATAGATTCAGACAAGGGGAGCCAAAATGCACTAAAATGGGCCATTGATCACCTCCTCAACAAAGGTTCAAATGTAGTTCTCCTTCATGTCAAGCATAAGCCATCTTCTCTTTCTGCATCAGCTTCTCTTACAACCCCAA GGGCAGGGGCAAATAGTATTGCGCATGCGGAGCCGAGTGCACTTGTTTGTCATGACCCTGATGAGCAAACCAAAGAAATTTTCCGCCCATATCGTGTATTCTGTGCACGGAAAgat ATACACTGCAAGGATGTTGTACTAGAAGATATGGACGTATCTAAAGCTTTAATTGAATATTCTTCTCAATATGCAATTGAGCATTTGGTCATAGGCACTTCAAATAAAGGAGGTTTTCTTAG ATTCAAGATAGCAGATATTCCTGGATCAGTATCAAAAGGGGCACCAGATTTCTGCACAGTATATATTGTTGCTAAAGGGAAGATTCAATCCATGCGATCTGCTTCGCGAGCTGCCCCTGCCTTTTCCCCTCTGCAAAACCAGTTTAGTCATGCCAGTGCTAGGTCAGACCATTCAGACCCTCGTGTGCCTCTGGCTAATGGTGCCAAAG GACCTCAAAGGAGGTCCTTTGAGGCACCACCCCATAGATCACAGGATGCACCCCGTAAATCAAATGATGGAACAACAGACTCCTTCAG GTCACCATTCACTAGGAGAGGTATGACTGACAAGTCATATGGGGAAATTTCAGTGCCAGATAGTGACATAAGCTTTGTAAGCTCTAGAAGGTCAAGCACAGATCGATCATTCCTATCATtgtataacaacaacaacaacaacaactcagAGACAGGAATGTCCAACCCCCGGCTATCATTTAGCTCTGACACTGATGGAAATAATTATAGCTTTGAGTCTATGCATTTTGGAAGGAGGTCTATGGATATCAGCTCTgatttctcatccttttcccAAGAGAGTGAGGGATTATCATTTTCTGCATCACAGGGCATG GATGACGTGGAGGCTGAAATGAGAAGACTGAAGTTGGAGCTCAATCAAATAATGGAAAAGTACAGCAATGCCTGCAAAGAAGCATTCAAAGCTCAGCAAAAG GCTGTGGAACTCCAGCGCTGGAAATTAGAGGAAGAGAGGAGATTGGAGGAGGCAAGGCTCGCCGAAGAAGCTGCATTGGCAGTTGCAGAAAAGGAGAAGGCAAGATCAAAAGCAGCCATGGAGAATGCTGAGGTTCAGCAGAGGATTGCAGAGTTGGAATCACAGAAGAGAATCAAtgcagaaaagaaagcatttatggaatcagaagaaaaaagaaaagcagtGGATGCTTTATCAAACAATTATGTGAGGTATAGAAAGTACACAATTGAGGAGATTGAAGctgcaacaaatttttttaccgAGTCACAGAAGATTGGAGAAGGGGGTTATGGTCCAGTTTATAAGTGCCATCTGGACCATACACCTGTGGCAGTGAAGGTTCTACGTCCTGACGCAGCACAAGGAAGGTCACAGTTTCAAAGAGAG GTTGAGGTATTGAGTTGCATTAGGCATCCAAACATGGTTCTCCTCCTAGGAGCCTGCCCTGAGTACGGCTGTCTTGTGTATGAGCACATGTCAAACGGAAGCTTAGATGACCGCCTCTTCTGCCGAGGAAACACTCTCCCAATTCCATGGCAGCTCAGGTTCAGAATTGCAGCTGAAATTGGCACAGGCTTGTTGTTCCTCCACCAGACCAAACCCGAGCCTCTTGTGCATAGAGACCTCAAACCAGCCAACATCTTGCTGGACAGAAACTATGTTGCCAAGATCAGTGATGTAGGTTTGGCCAGGCTGGTTCCACCCTCTGTGGCTGATGCTGTGACACAGTATAGGATGACATCCGCAGCCGGAACATTCTGTTACATAGACCCTGAGTACCAGCAGACAGGAATGCTCGGAGTGAAATCTGACATATACTCTCTTGGGATCATTTTCTTGCAAATTTTGACAGCAAGCCCTCCAATGGGTTTGGCTCATCATGTTGGGAGAGCCATTGAGAAGGGCACATTTGCTGATATGTTGGATCCAAAAGTGTCTGACTGGCCAGTGGAGGATGCCTTGAGCTTGGCAAAGATTGGTATCAGGTGTGCTGAACTGAGGAGGAGAGATAGACCTGATCTTGGCAAGGAAGTGCTGCCTGAACTAAACAGGCTAAGAGAACTTGCTGAGAACAATGATCATCATCATTCGATGTTTAGTAGCTATGGTAGCCCATACAATCAGAGCCAAGTTTCTCTTCAGCCG GATGGAGCCAGTTCTCCACTTCCCTATTCTGGGTAG